gcattgGTTGGATGTCATCGTTATTAAGCTAAATCATTCAGTGTGTATCAAATTTGACTGAATGCATGACATCCAATCAATGCATTTCCTGTGTTGTCAGTTAGAAGGTGTAAATTTTGTCGGCAAAGAAATGATGGCAACACGGGAAATGCATTGGTTGGATGTCATCGTTATCGAGCTAAATTATTCAGTGCGTATCGAATTTGACAACGGATTCATTCATATGGGAAGACGCGTTTTCACACTGACGAGGAGTTCTATAAATAAAACTCCCCCATCTCATTCAGAAATCATCTTTTTATCAAGTTCTCTTTCATCTTATAatatcagaaaagattttttgagatttttttattaAGACGAGATTATTTTGTTCAGTCTATTAAATTATTATAGACATAATAACGGACATGTACGAGATAACAAAGTtcaatgaaaataattttatgctatgaaaaataaagatacaagcagttttacGAAAAAAGAATTGTTTGACcgctattggagatagacctgTGAAACTGACAGACGATGAAAATTGGAATGAGATGAATTATAATGTTGTTGTCAATTTACATTTGGCTATAGTAGACGAGGTACTGTCAAGTATTGTAAGAGGTCAAATCACTACACAacaattattataatataaatgtaTTGTTGTATCCGTAAAAATTCTCTACATCATCGTAAAACTACAGTCAAACTGAAACAAAGTGGAACAAAGTAACATCGAATACAACTTCCAAAAAACTTTGaatgaataaaaaatttaaaaggcatgaaatttttttaaactgcAGCACGCTCACTGATTTACCTCAAAAGCAACATTCGCTCAAAATGTTAAAATGAAAAGTTGAAAACCATCAAGTAAAGCATATATATCCTCGAGTTACAAGTTCCAAGCAACAAATAGAAATTCTATAAAGAATAACAATTGAACACGAATTATTCTTCCAGTACGAAATATTTGGGATGTCTCCCTTCCTCTACTGGCATTTTGCCAGACCAAACTTCATTTTATGTATACGAGCCCTTTAAACAAACAGCCAAACAGGTTCCCAACTGCTGTAATTTGACAAATATTCTCACCACTCTGAAATAATCAACAAACACCTTTAGCATCAATCAACAAtatttgaaagactttatgtcAATTCCAccgaataatttttttgtttccaTGGGTGCACCAGCCATTGCATTTGTGTCTAGACACCATAACGAAACACAAATAACAAACCAGCACAACACACCATGGCAATGGCACTGTTGTGTATAATATTCCAACTCTATACAGGCCAAGAATTGAGAAACAccctttcttcttcttcttttttaagTAAGGGAAACACCTCTATGTCTCAAAAGCCACCGATGAATCCAAACAACCTTCAAGCTTAAGACTTCAACATCAGAATTAAAAAAGGGTCATAGCATCCAACGTAAACACGCGAAACAATGGACACGATGTATTATCAGAAACATATTTCCTGACTAACAGCAGTCGCATTTAGTGCTCGATTGCGTTAATGGAACAAGAATATGAGTGCGCGTGCATGATAGTATCAAGGAGGGCAGACCTTGATTGTCACGAGCAGTGTAGAGTATAGAGCCGGTTTCATCGCCGATGAGGCATTCCGCGATTTTGAGACTCAGATAACGGCCTCCAGGGAGAGCCGAATTGCGTGACGCCCTGTTGACAACGGTATTTGAGCTTATCACTTTAACAACTATGGTGTGCCCAGATGTCTCCGGTTTCAGAGAATCGATTTTGACAAACACGGGCTGTCGCAGCTGAGGCTTCTGTGCGGAGGGCGCGGCACCACCTTGTTGCTTCGTTGCTTTCGGAGGAGCCATGAGATCTGAGATGAGCAAAAATGGGGAAAGTGAAATCAACTATTTGATTCGAAATTGTACAAACAGCGACATACCTCAGCCCTAATTTGCTGTTAATGCCATCAAAATTCCAATGTTCGCCTACACTGGATGCTCGTTATTTACCCGACATCGTTTTCATTTGATAAACATAGACATCTTCAACAATATCTTACTTTTTCCAATAATTATATGAAAGATAAACGTTACTTATCTTCCTATAATTACGAAATCTTATTATATCAAAACTCtatatatttttaatcatatatataatatatagtaaaaaaaaatcaattatcatTTATTCGATCCATATATGATCGATCATTTATACAATATATAGTAAAAATATCAATGATCATCTTATCGATCCATATATGATCGAGCTAAAACTTTAAAATGATAGCCAATTTAAACATAAACAAAATTTTTGAACAAATTGAAAATTAAGTTCGAGATTCGAGTATTGAAAAGCAAAATCGATGGCTCAAACTTTTAGCGTACTTGCGTTTGTTTCTcatttttgattattttacagttaattttcatttttagtcACGTAACTTATATAttgtttttggtttttttttattCGAGTTGATCGCGTCTgtcggtaaaaaaaaaaaaaattgaccgaAAATGAAAACAAGTGCACATTAATAAATGAGAAAAATGGGAAAAAAAACTATAGTtactaaattaaaaatgaaaattcatCCTAATAACTTAAAAGACATCCACcaaagtaaatatatatatatatatatatatatatatatatataatatatatatatatatgaaaaaattcCACTCTCGTAATTCATCCCACCATACCTAGTATGTCATTTTTTTGACGTGGTTTCGTGACCTTGTATTAATGAGATAATTCATCACCTTAAATAAAGAGAAGGATTCTTAATCCAAATATAATTTGTGATGGCATCTTGTTTGTTAAATTATCATGCTAATCAAATTAACGACGGTTAATGTTGAGACGGTTCTATCACAGATTCACAACGGACATAAGTAAGAATTGTTATTTTTTCAACACAAGACTAACAATGATTTCATACAACTGTtgctaatattttttttcaattttctgtcgtgatgatttatttatacatataaattttaaaataagaaaaatctTGAGCACTATTTTTTGTGCATGTTATGTGCGTAAACTGTGCATGTTATGTGCGTTTTAATTAAACGCACGTAATATGCACAAAGGATTTATAGTAATTactatttcttttaaaaaaattaacctCATATTAAAAATTCACGAACTTGCACAACTATCTGCTATATATTCCTCTCTCTCGCTTTTCATttataaataattgttttcgATTTTATTTGCACTCAATTAATGCAAGGTGGCCAAATGAACAAAATCCCTGAGCCACGTATCTCCTCCGCCCCTCTATATATTCTCCTCTCCAGCTTCATTTCACAGTATAAGTAATTAAACTACGTACATTTTCAGCACAGAAGATCTATGGCTCCGCAAAAGGGTGAGAAGAAAGTCAGCAGTTCCGACGATGAAGTGCACTACCGTGATGTGAGAAAGCGGCCGTGGGGGAGGTATGGGGAGGAGATCATTCAACACGGGAGTGGAGGCAGCCAGAGCATACGACGCTGCCCGCAGGTTCTGTGGCTGGAGGGCTAAAACTTATTTCCCTTCGGAACCCGTGATGGCTGCCAGCCAAAGCAGCACCGTGGAGTCCTCCAAAGGTAAAAAAGCTTCTCCGACGGCTCTGGTCCAGGCCTCAGTCTCGGCAGGCGCGAAGCTATTTCCTTTCCGAGATGGCGAGATCGAGAATGGGTTCATCAAACTCCTCCCCACCGCTGCTGCCTTCGCCGGTTTGAAGATCAACCCCGTGCAGACCAGTATTCTGAAACATAGACAAGAATCCCGAAAGGAAATCGCTGACATGAGGAACGCAATGCAGCGTGTGTCCGTAGCCGCGGATTACACATGCCAATTTGTCCGACAAACAGCGAAACTGACTCGTCCTCACCCCGTTGTCGACGGGGCTCCGGAGGTACCCACCCCTCCAGTCAGTAGCGGAGTCAATCTGGATCTCAAACTCAGCCCATTGACGACGTTTGACTCGGTGGATCTGCGGCATTTTTTCAATGTTTTTCATTCCCCGTAAGAAACGAAAGATCGTGCATCGTGCATGTAGTTTGTAAACAACGGTGATAATTAATATACCAACAAGAAAATTTTCACAAAGGCTGCGATTAAATCGAATCAAAGCAAAGCAAATCCAAACTCCAGTCTCCATTCTCCATTTAAAAGTTGacttaattttcaaatttatttctcATCAGGTAACTTATCAGGTAAGATCTCGCCTGGGTGACTCCAGCGCCCCGTGCATTTTTGCAAGTGTGGTACGGACATTTCAATTAAGATTATTTCATGTTACATTTGGAGTATTTCTCTCTCTGTGATTTGATCAAAAGTTAGTGTTTGTATTATTAACATATATGTCAACTTTTATAAAAATGTTAGAAACTCGGATGATCTAATTACTCACATTTGGACAACCGAACATGCATGAATTGTATATGCTCCTGATATTGCGGTACCACGAGTAGAAGTGGGAAAAATATCGAAAATTTAGGTATATCTCACATACCATATCGACATATACCGAACAAACCAAAATTAACAGTATACGTATACCGTATCAaaattttcggtacggtatatgatatgtattttaaattttaccgAAATACTAAAAATTTCACTTATAAATTGGGGTATTTTAAGATTTCAATTTCTATTTTATTGTACTGGGATTCATACTTTAATCCAACAATTTGGGTTTGGACTAAAAAACAAGGATTTCTCGTTTATCTTAAGTCCTCTTTCGTGTATTTGCAGAGTGCCCTAACTCTGACTTTATCCTCCAAACCGAGGAAGCTTTTGCATAGAGTTCGTTGGGAAGAAGCCAAGAATGCAGCAGCATATGTTTGTCTCGCACCATTCTGAATCGCCACGTTGTTCTCCTAGAGTCCCTCACCATCTGGTTGTTCGTTAGGAACAACCAATGTCGGCGCCGCAGTGAGCTTTGAGCAGGGAGAGGGTGCTCGTTAAAGAGCCAAACTTTGATTAGATTCTGGCCTTTATGTATTTATTTGTTCACTAGTAGAATTTTTATGGCTTCATTCTATTCCAGGATATAAGAAATGCTTTATGGCTTCGGGGAATTGAAAGATTCTTGCCTATATGTATTCCTACTGAATGGTAACATAGCCTAAATATATAATGGTGAAATATGCTCTTGTCGAGAGTGTACATCCAAATTAGTCTTTCAATTTAATTTGTACTTTAATTGTGATCAATTTGCGTTGCTAGATGATGAAAAAGGTTTTTTTGTACATATAATTTTGGTATCAATAGCAATTTACCGATTTATACCGAAATTTCGACACGATATCGGCATCCGATGTTTCAATACCGTATCTTTAGGTACGGTATATATTATTGTTTGGAACACTCGGATATACCGTACCGAACCACCCCTAACCACTAGCTCCCACGTATTTGTGCCACTTTACCTTTTTTTAATTACAAATATCGcgtcattttttttttggtctAAATTCTCTCATAAATATAAGTGTGACATTAAAGTCAAAGACAATTACGTACCAGCGAacagattttatatatataatttttaagtttttgCATTTTCATGAACGTTATATTAAGATTGTAATTAAGAATATATTCAACATTATTGAGGAGCCTCTatctagtttaattaatttaaagaaaattaatgTTTTTGTATATatcagtatttaaatttaataaagcCGATTCTCTCTCGGCCGTATATAAAATTACATAATTTGATGTAAAATTCTCGCATTAGTTCGGATGAGTAATTATTTATTGAAATATATGAGGAATTTATTGCTTCTCAACGATCCTCATTACGATAATTAACTATTTTTTGAACTGATTGAAATATAATTACATGGAATCTCGATCGTGCAAGATTGAAAACCTAACCAAAAAAATA
This Primulina eburnea isolate SZY01 chromosome 2, ASM2296580v1, whole genome shotgun sequence DNA region includes the following protein-coding sequences:
- the LOC140821872 gene encoding uncharacterized protein At4g28440-like; its protein translation is MAPPKATKQQGGAAPSAQKPQLRQPVFVKIDSLKPETSGHTIVVKVISSNTVVNRASRNSALPGGRYLSLKIAECLIGDETGSILYTARDNQVELMQPGNTVILRNAKVDMFKGSMRLAVDKWGLIEVTEPAKFVVKEDNNLSLVEYELVNAVEESGK